One window of Phycisphaeraceae bacterium genomic DNA carries:
- a CDS encoding exo-alpha-sialidase: MRSFTFVLVASAVVSTAQPVIAQVLEQAPMQPVEPGVQARSVPNVPGLIIDGTGGLFQVSIDANGMNIVGDAANEPSIAIDPTAPNRMIIGWRQFDTIASNFREAGVAWTNDGGRTWHASTIDNGNFRSDPVLDADINGNFVYYSLGGPNFLCQTFTSSDGGETWSNPNEAFGGDKAWMMVDRQPTSPGLGNAYTYWSTAANPWGASQFARSFNGGTTWDGPYAFPTPRFRWGTLATKQNGDLYMCGTTGGAFYVTKSSDAWDMGTTPTFTHLTPVPFVGSVTTSGQPNPGGLMGQTSMAIDTTGGAHDGNLYMLATLNTASDPAEVYFCRSTDDGSTWDPPVRVHTDPVGTGPESYQWFGTFDVAPNGRIDVVWNDTRDNAASNLSRLYYTFSNDGGQTFAPEQPISDIFDSHLGWPQQQKLGDYYHLRSDLVGASLAWAATFNGEQDVYFSRIGDWDCNGNGVGDAIDLATGTADDCNANGIPDSCDIAAGYSQDVNGNGKPDECEDCYADCDSNGFLNIFDYICFGNAYATNDPYADCDGNGSLNVFDYICFGNAYAAGCP, translated from the coding sequence ATGCGATCATTTACCTTTGTACTCGTTGCGTCAGCCGTTGTCTCTACAGCACAACCAGTCATCGCGCAGGTGCTCGAACAGGCACCGATGCAACCAGTTGAGCCCGGAGTTCAAGCTCGATCGGTTCCCAATGTGCCCGGACTCATTATCGATGGCACCGGCGGGTTGTTTCAGGTCAGCATTGATGCAAACGGCATGAACATTGTTGGCGACGCTGCAAACGAGCCATCGATCGCGATCGATCCGACCGCGCCGAACCGCATGATCATTGGTTGGCGTCAGTTCGACACTATCGCATCCAACTTCAGAGAGGCTGGAGTTGCGTGGACGAACGACGGTGGGCGCACGTGGCACGCCAGCACCATTGACAACGGCAACTTCAGATCCGATCCTGTGCTCGATGCAGATATTAACGGGAACTTTGTGTATTACAGCTTGGGCGGGCCGAACTTTCTATGCCAGACATTCACCAGCAGTGATGGAGGCGAGACATGGTCGAACCCAAACGAAGCGTTTGGTGGCGACAAAGCCTGGATGATGGTGGATCGTCAGCCAACTTCACCCGGACTCGGCAACGCCTACACATACTGGTCGACTGCAGCAAACCCGTGGGGCGCATCCCAGTTTGCGCGCAGCTTTAACGGTGGAACAACATGGGATGGACCATACGCGTTCCCGACACCAAGGTTTCGCTGGGGCACGCTGGCAACGAAGCAGAACGGCGACCTCTACATGTGCGGCACAACGGGCGGCGCGTTTTATGTCACGAAGTCATCCGACGCTTGGGACATGGGCACGACACCAACATTCACCCATCTCACACCAGTGCCGTTCGTTGGCAGCGTTACAACGAGCGGGCAACCCAATCCCGGCGGTCTGATGGGGCAGACTAGCATGGCTATTGATACGACCGGCGGCGCGCACGACGGCAACCTGTACATGCTTGCAACACTCAACACAGCAAGCGACCCGGCTGAGGTGTACTTCTGCCGATCAACCGACGATGGAAGCACATGGGACCCACCTGTTCGCGTGCATACCGATCCTGTCGGGACAGGGCCTGAGTCATATCAATGGTTTGGCACATTTGACGTCGCACCAAACGGTCGCATCGATGTCGTCTGGAATGACACACGTGACAACGCTGCTTCCAATCTTTCCCGTCTCTATTACACGTTCAGCAATGATGGCGGGCAGACATTCGCACCAGAACAGCCGATTTCCGATATCTTCGATTCGCACCTCGGCTGGCCTCAGCAGCAGAAGCTCGGCGACTATTACCATCTCCGCTCGGATCTGGTTGGGGCAAGCCTTGCGTGGGCAGCAACATTTAACGGTGAGCAGGACGTGTACTTTTCCCGCATCGGCGATTGGGACTGCAACGGTAACGGCGTTGGTGATGCGATCGATCTCGCAACCGGCACTGCGGATGACTGTAACGCGAATGGCATTCCCGACTCATGCGACATCGCTGCTGGATACTCGCAGGATGTGAACGGCAATGGAAAGCCCGACGAGTGCGAGGATTGCTACGCAGACTGCGACAGCAATGGTTTCCTAAATATCTTTGATTACATCTGCTTCGGAAATGCGTATGCAACAAATGATCCGTACGCGGATTGCGATGGCAATGGATCCCTGAATGTGTTTGATTACATCTGCTTCGGCAACGCGTATGCAGCGGGCTGCCCGTAA
- a CDS encoding alpha/beta hydrolase, translating into MTDWETDNALTRPLGVIVAGVLLVLLMYGVFAWGSALFGGNKVPPVAKQSTSQNAPPQPTPTNVVTETHDNPRINIRSLPRIKPETLRNVTYATVDGRDLKIDMYLPDRTLGPVPVVLWFHGGAWDMGNKIDGMYPARFLVPRGIALVSVQYRFSRNATFPAQIQDARAAVQFVRHNAKKYHLNATRIGAWGASSGGHLAALLAYADDDAFPETPHTIAGDTDRSANTISTRIQAVCDWFGPTDLTLAIEASKTRPNDWRVRTLERLFGKPIHESMEIATLASPITHVSSDDPPTLIMHGLKDSIVDPDQSRELFAALRAVNVKASLEIKQNSGHSFVMPWIYVRVVRFFQRELGPVKAVKW; encoded by the coding sequence ATGACTGATTGGGAAACAGACAACGCCCTGACTCGACCCCTGGGTGTCATTGTTGCGGGTGTGCTGCTGGTCTTGTTGATGTATGGCGTATTCGCGTGGGGCTCAGCGCTTTTCGGCGGGAACAAAGTGCCGCCCGTTGCAAAGCAATCAACGAGCCAGAATGCCCCCCCACAACCCACACCAACGAATGTCGTTACAGAAACGCACGACAATCCGCGTATAAATATCCGCTCGCTCCCGCGCATCAAACCAGAAACACTCCGAAACGTTACCTACGCCACTGTCGATGGTCGTGATCTGAAGATCGATATGTATTTACCAGATCGCACGCTCGGCCCGGTGCCGGTCGTGCTGTGGTTCCATGGCGGCGCGTGGGACATGGGCAACAAGATCGACGGCATGTACCCCGCACGATTCCTGGTACCTCGTGGGATCGCCCTCGTGAGCGTGCAGTACAGGTTCAGCCGGAACGCGACATTTCCCGCACAGATTCAGGACGCGCGCGCAGCTGTCCAGTTCGTCCGTCACAATGCGAAGAAGTATCATCTGAACGCAACGCGCATTGGTGCGTGGGGCGCTTCTTCGGGCGGACATCTTGCAGCATTGCTCGCGTACGCGGATGACGATGCATTCCCGGAAACGCCGCACACCATCGCGGGCGACACCGATCGATCGGCCAACACGATCTCGACGCGCATCCAGGCGGTGTGCGACTGGTTCGGCCCGACCGATCTAACGCTCGCAATTGAAGCATCAAAGACCAGACCGAACGACTGGCGCGTGCGCACGCTGGAGCGTCTGTTCGGAAAACCGATCCATGAGTCCATGGAGATCGCAACACTTGCCAGCCCGATCACACATGTTTCGTCAGATGATCCTCCGACGCTCATCATGCATGGGCTGAAGGACTCCATTGTCGATCCCGACCAGAGCAGGGAACTCTTTGCAGCACTGCGGGCTGTGAACGTCAAGGCTTCGCTGGAGATAAAGCAAAATTCGGGACACTCGTTTGTGATGCCGTGGATCTACGTCAGGGTGGTTCGGTTTTTCCAGCGAGAGTTGGGGCCGGTCAAAGCGGTGAAGTGGTAG
- a CDS encoding PP2C family protein-serine/threonine phosphatase has product MPTDVTYRREILTEQPDVAIVVDALRKASNAVQPSDVIDAFGQVMRRWSQPELFVTLSTRGLPEGRFRVTRTIDSRSMSSEQRREKRLQDTWRMRESFAVHDSGLLADIISVPEPQILTGLDLATDPALGEAIAGICSCVAIPHYEAGNALNWAMSFFVNEPARDAYPIDQIILISSLIGKASGAAAALRDVRELNHQLESHLNEVARVQRSLLPKSVPHIPGYAIDAFYQPSLHAGGDYYDFIPLNDGRWALLVADVSGHGPGAATVMAMLHAVLHAYAHEIGGASSEGFCSPERVMGFVNRRLCASLSAGTFVTAIMGVLDPSTGDLIYVTMGHPPARHKRGSTIFAMGDASNVPIAIVPDPSITCARAQLDPGDTVVLYTDGIIEAFSPHREMFGTHRLDEVLEQCTGEPSCVIQSVTERVRSFAQRLNQEDDQTLVVIQRNR; this is encoded by the coding sequence ATGCCCACTGATGTGACATACAGACGTGAGATCCTGACCGAACAGCCCGATGTTGCAATCGTTGTCGATGCGCTACGGAAAGCGAGCAACGCTGTTCAGCCATCGGATGTAATCGATGCGTTCGGTCAGGTCATGCGTCGATGGTCGCAGCCGGAACTCTTCGTCACACTCTCGACACGAGGTCTTCCCGAGGGGCGGTTCAGGGTTACACGCACCATTGATTCTCGATCGATGTCTTCTGAGCAGCGGCGCGAGAAGCGGTTGCAGGACACGTGGCGCATGCGAGAGAGCTTCGCTGTGCATGACAGCGGCTTGCTTGCTGACATTATCTCCGTGCCTGAGCCCCAGATTCTGACCGGGCTGGATCTTGCAACCGATCCCGCGCTTGGTGAAGCGATTGCAGGCATCTGCTCGTGCGTTGCAATCCCGCATTATGAGGCTGGCAACGCGCTGAACTGGGCGATGAGTTTCTTCGTGAATGAGCCCGCACGGGACGCGTATCCGATCGACCAGATCATTCTGATTTCGAGCCTCATCGGAAAAGCAAGCGGGGCCGCCGCCGCGTTACGTGATGTGCGAGAACTGAATCACCAACTCGAATCACATCTGAACGAGGTGGCGCGTGTGCAACGATCGTTGCTGCCCAAATCTGTGCCGCACATCCCGGGATACGCAATCGACGCGTTCTATCAGCCCAGCCTCCATGCCGGTGGCGATTATTACGATTTCATCCCGCTGAATGATGGCCGGTGGGCCTTGCTGGTTGCAGACGTTTCCGGGCACGGGCCTGGCGCAGCAACAGTCATGGCGATGCTGCACGCGGTGCTCCACGCGTACGCGCACGAGATTGGCGGCGCATCATCTGAGGGTTTTTGCAGTCCGGAACGTGTGATGGGATTTGTGAACAGACGGTTGTGCGCGTCACTCAGTGCGGGCACGTTTGTGACTGCGATCATGGGTGTGCTTGATCCGTCCACGGGTGACTTGATCTACGTTACGATGGGCCACCCACCCGCTCGACACAAACGTGGGAGCACGATCTTCGCCATGGGCGATGCATCGAACGTGCCTATCGCAATTGTGCCGGATCCTTCTATTACCTGTGCCAGAGCGCAACTCGATCCTGGTGATACGGTGGTGCTGTACACTGACGGCATTATCGAGGCGTTCTCGCCGCATCGCGAGATGTTCGGCACGCATCGGCTTGATGAAGTGCTTGAGCAGTGCACGGGCGAGCCGTCGTGTGTGATCCAGTCTGTGACAGAACGTGTGCGCTCGTTTGCTCAGCGCCTGAATCAGGAGGACGATCAGACGCTTGTGGTGATACAACGCAACCGATGA
- a CDS encoding VOC family protein, whose amino-acid sequence MQLSELVLIARDVRASCEFYRDIVGLQLEREPTDDWAWFVIGNADPPQRLALSRGPLLFEEHSRLPEGERFGPVHFAFRVDRSTLETRVQRLLDSSVKVFGPQRLEWMRATSYYFYDPDQNQVEFTAVDPPE is encoded by the coding sequence ATGCAGTTGAGTGAACTTGTCCTGATTGCGCGCGATGTGCGCGCTTCGTGTGAGTTCTATCGCGATATCGTTGGTTTACAACTTGAGCGCGAGCCCACAGATGACTGGGCGTGGTTTGTTATTGGTAACGCGGATCCTCCCCAGCGTTTGGCGCTGTCCAGAGGGCCATTGCTCTTCGAGGAGCACTCGCGTCTTCCCGAGGGGGAGCGCTTTGGACCAGTCCACTTCGCGTTTCGGGTTGATCGCAGCACACTGGAAACGCGAGTGCAAAGACTCCTTGATTCCAGCGTGAAAGTGTTTGGTCCGCAACGACTCGAATGGATGCGGGCAACGTCGTATTACTTTTACGATCCGGATCAGAATCAGGTCGAGTTTACAGCCGTTGATCCGCCGGAGTAG
- a CDS encoding biotin transporter BioY: MQTTTLAPRSPALPHIVIKPALVVGFALLTALCAQIQIPLPGGVPMTLQTLAVATCALCIGGSLGTMSMMLYVMMGVAGFGVFANGSGGVDVVFDATGGYILGFILSQPVAGALTRRWRDASGRLTWNRMCLIALAVHAIIFAIGVPWLKIATGMQVTSALFHGCVIFIPGMAIKILASSQIASVTGQARE, encoded by the coding sequence ATGCAGACAACCACACTCGCGCCACGATCACCCGCTCTCCCACACATCGTCATCAAGCCCGCGCTTGTTGTCGGGTTCGCACTCCTTACAGCATTGTGCGCACAGATCCAGATCCCGCTCCCCGGCGGCGTGCCAATGACGCTGCAGACACTTGCTGTTGCGACGTGTGCCCTGTGTATCGGCGGCTCGCTTGGCACCATGAGCATGATGCTCTACGTGATGATGGGCGTGGCTGGGTTCGGCGTATTCGCAAATGGATCCGGCGGTGTTGATGTCGTGTTCGATGCGACTGGCGGATACATCCTTGGATTTATTCTTTCGCAGCCTGTTGCTGGCGCGCTGACAAGGAGATGGCGCGATGCCTCCGGAAGATTGACGTGGAACCGTATGTGCCTGATAGCGCTTGCAGTTCATGCGATCATCTTCGCGATCGGTGTGCCTTGGTTGAAGATAGCAACAGGCATGCAAGTGACGAGCGCATTGTTTCACGGGTGTGTGATCTTCATTCCCGGGATGGCGATCAAGATACTGGCGTCGAGCCAGATCGCAAGTGTCACCGGTCAGGCTCGCGAGTAA
- a CDS encoding collagen-like protein, translating into MKTVCEDFRVPLHMQLHPGGSLVHWLSTDVRIRFWRHTMMRRALKQLLCLLAIATPAFAQTPIDPAFSYQGELTQGGALFTGDVDLRFRLYDASTGGAQIGPTLALINFTITDGRFSVDLDFGMGSFNADARYLEIDIRSPGGSGAYTTLTPRKAISPAPVALFALDGNQGPAGPQGPQGPAGPQGATGATGPQGPAGPQGVAGPQGPQGSQGAMGLPGATGPQGPAGPQGPSGIVMATFQSGFTSVPTSTRTLNPSSKVTLPLVAGQKVMIVGTITLGTTNPSGADNLRLWPCYQISGATTNTTIGSGSYNLQAAPNTRQTYSTTGVFTVPSTDLYDIGVCTQVPGATNNWDLSEFGYVSVIVFDE; encoded by the coding sequence ATGAAAACAGTGTGTGAAGACTTCCGCGTACCTCTTCATATGCAGTTGCATCCGGGTGGTTCTCTTGTACACTGGCTGTCAACTGATGTCCGAATCCGATTCTGGAGACACACCATGATGCGCCGTGCCCTCAAACAACTGCTCTGTCTGCTCGCAATCGCTACCCCAGCGTTCGCACAAACACCGATCGACCCAGCGTTCTCGTATCAGGGCGAACTCACGCAGGGTGGCGCACTGTTTACAGGCGATGTTGATCTGAGGTTCCGCCTCTACGACGCATCCACAGGTGGCGCACAGATCGGCCCAACACTTGCGCTAATAAACTTCACGATCACCGACGGACGGTTCAGCGTGGACTTGGACTTTGGCATGGGTTCCTTCAACGCCGATGCACGATACCTTGAAATTGATATCCGCTCACCGGGTGGAAGCGGCGCATACACAACACTCACGCCACGCAAAGCGATTTCGCCTGCACCGGTTGCGCTCTTTGCACTCGACGGCAATCAGGGCCCAGCCGGGCCGCAGGGACCACAAGGACCAGCGGGGCCGCAAGGTGCAACTGGCGCAACCGGACCGCAGGGACCAGCAGGACCGCAAGGTGTTGCAGGTCCGCAAGGGCCGCAGGGCTCGCAAGGAGCAATGGGTCTGCCCGGCGCGACTGGTCCGCAGGGGCCTGCAGGACCGCAAGGCCCGTCTGGCATTGTCATGGCGACATTTCAAAGTGGTTTTACAAGCGTTCCAACAAGCACACGCACCCTCAATCCGAGCAGCAAAGTAACGCTCCCATTGGTTGCGGGCCAGAAAGTGATGATTGTTGGCACCATCACATTGGGTACGACCAATCCAAGCGGCGCAGATAATCTCAGGCTATGGCCCTGCTATCAGATTTCGGGTGCAACGACAAATACGACGATTGGGAGCGGATCGTACAACCTTCAAGCAGCGCCGAACACACGCCAGACCTACTCCACGACCGGCGTGTTCACGGTCCCTTCGACTGATTTATACGACATCGGTGTCTGCACACAGGTACCAGGAGCAACCAACAACTGGGATCTGAGTGAGTTTGGTTACGTTTCGGTGATTGTTTTCGACGAGTAA
- the carB gene encoding carbamoyl-phosphate synthase large subunit, producing MPKRTDIRTILLLGSGPIVIGQGCEFDYSGTQACKALKDEGYRIVLVNSNPATIMTDPQMSDRTYIEPITPEAVRKIIQHESETDHPIDAILPTLGGQTALNCACELFDNGTLNEFNVEMIGADREIIHRAEDRNTFKEICESLGLRVPRSKSVNTLLDALDFVETVGLPAVIRPAFTLGGFGGGIAYNAEEFRDIVSRGLAASMITQVEILESVVGWKEYELEVVRDKNDNAVVVCSVENIDAMGVHTGDSVTVAPALTLSDKEYQVLRDAALDIMRAVGVQTGGSNVQFGVNPNPQPDEHGNTPFEFVVVEMNPRVSRSSALASKATGFPIAKIAAKLAIGYTLDELRNDITGTTSACFEPSIDYVVTKMPRWTFEKFPEADETLTTQMKSVGEAMAIGRTFKESFQKVIRSMEVKRFGLGLDRNDKWLAAMRAIQHGKLTLDTYTKVPPGNPTGWTGSQSSPTGARTVDGEPIEWPINLDKLHRKIAIPCQGRLYYIRYAMKMGWSIHKIAKVSGLDPFFIDQIKQLVDFEEVLCRYQTLQDVPRDILFKAKQLGYSDAQLAMLYIGHITAESILDVRRHRQSMGIEPVYKLVDTCAAEFDAATPYYYSTYETPIETVDGSSRVDDEIRVSDTPKVIIIGGGPNRIGQGIEFDYCCVHAALAAKQMGFESVMINSNPETVSTDYDTSDLLFFEPLTMEDVLNIVERLNGKRLSQHGLSNDTQHKISEDGKASVEKQLASIGVTDARILTSIHLNPNGFRWIVETPDQRLFQVDEMAHEEPKDVTEFRNVVLSDCAVAILCHDEIRGANAISQLPSLPVDYLVSLNALANRHKLGSVAIISASAGTDGWAFDAVLADGTMREIQYLPEQKLFAVTESGWDHVDRYLEAHHQKLTPFVKQLRAWLQTHKNLVHGLIVQFGGQTPLNLAKGLLAAGAPIIGTSVDAIDRAEDRDRFEALLEKLHVQRPASGIARSPDQAVEIANRIGYPVLVRPSYVLGGRGMEICSDQAALQHYITNALRASEREDAPILIDEFLDGATEVDVDVVADYREDQPNVPGTAIVCAVMEHIEHAGVHSGDSTCTIPAYSLPKRVTDRIRSIARDLAKELKVCGLMNVQMAVRDEEIYIIEVNPRASRTVPFVGKAKHVPYASVAAKVMMGRSLSEMGVQEVRAAHAYAVKAPVFPFNKFPGVDVVLGPEMRSTGEVMGIDQSLPIAYAKALMGAGVNLPLSGGVFVSVRESDRELIVDPVRSLLAMGFDVYTTKGTGRFLQQLSLRTKALEKIQTAVRPNVLDLMADKKIQLVINTPTRTGYKTDEGRIRAAAVRYGIPMLTTATAARAAVDAIQALRAGEWSVKPMQDHANDSHDWQSTATVITSKRSPTLA from the coding sequence ATGCCGAAGCGCACCGATATCCGCACTATCCTGCTCCTGGGCTCCGGCCCGATCGTCATCGGACAGGGATGCGAGTTTGACTACTCCGGCACGCAAGCCTGCAAAGCACTCAAGGACGAGGGATACCGCATCGTCCTCGTCAACTCGAACCCCGCCACCATCATGACCGATCCGCAGATGTCGGACCGGACCTACATCGAGCCTATCACGCCCGAGGCTGTCCGCAAGATCATCCAGCACGAATCCGAGACCGACCATCCGATCGACGCGATTCTGCCGACGCTGGGTGGGCAGACCGCGCTCAACTGCGCGTGCGAGCTTTTCGACAACGGCACACTCAACGAGTTCAACGTCGAGATGATCGGCGCAGACCGCGAGATCATCCATCGCGCAGAGGATCGCAACACGTTCAAGGAGATCTGCGAATCGCTCGGCTTGCGCGTGCCGAGGTCCAAGAGCGTGAACACGCTCCTTGACGCGCTCGATTTCGTGGAGACTGTTGGCCTGCCCGCGGTGATCCGCCCGGCGTTCACGCTCGGCGGCTTCGGCGGCGGCATCGCGTACAACGCCGAGGAGTTCCGCGACATCGTCTCGCGCGGGCTCGCGGCATCCATGATCACGCAGGTCGAGATTCTTGAGAGCGTGGTCGGATGGAAGGAGTACGAGCTTGAGGTCGTGCGAGACAAAAACGACAACGCGGTTGTTGTGTGCTCGGTCGAGAATATCGACGCGATGGGTGTGCACACGGGCGACTCCGTTACTGTTGCGCCAGCGCTGACTCTCTCAGACAAGGAGTATCAGGTGCTGCGCGATGCGGCACTCGACATCATGCGGGCGGTCGGCGTGCAGACCGGCGGCTCGAACGTGCAGTTCGGTGTGAATCCGAACCCACAGCCCGATGAGCACGGGAACACACCGTTCGAGTTCGTCGTCGTCGAGATGAATCCGCGCGTGTCGCGATCCAGTGCACTCGCATCCAAAGCGACCGGGTTCCCCATCGCAAAGATCGCTGCAAAGCTCGCGATTGGGTACACCCTCGATGAACTCCGTAACGATATCACGGGCACAACGAGCGCGTGCTTCGAACCGAGCATCGACTACGTCGTGACGAAGATGCCACGCTGGACGTTCGAGAAGTTCCCCGAAGCGGACGAGACATTGACCACGCAGATGAAGTCCGTCGGCGAGGCGATGGCGATCGGGCGCACGTTCAAGGAATCGTTCCAGAAGGTCATCCGATCGATGGAGGTCAAGCGCTTCGGGCTCGGACTCGATCGCAACGACAAGTGGCTCGCAGCGATGCGCGCGATCCAGCACGGCAAGCTCACACTCGACACTTACACCAAAGTGCCGCCGGGCAATCCGACCGGCTGGACAGGCTCGCAGTCATCGCCGACCGGCGCGCGCACAGTGGACGGCGAACCGATCGAGTGGCCGATCAATCTCGACAAACTCCATCGCAAGATCGCGATCCCGTGTCAGGGCAGGCTGTACTACATCCGGTACGCGATGAAGATGGGCTGGTCGATCCACAAAATCGCGAAAGTCTCTGGACTCGATCCATTCTTCATCGATCAGATCAAGCAACTGGTCGACTTTGAGGAAGTGCTGTGCAGATACCAGACACTGCAGGATGTGCCGCGCGATATTCTGTTCAAGGCGAAGCAACTCGGATATTCCGACGCGCAGCTGGCGATGCTGTACATCGGGCATATTACAGCTGAATCCATCCTTGATGTGCGCAGGCATCGCCAGTCGATGGGCATCGAGCCGGTGTACAAACTCGTTGACACGTGCGCAGCCGAGTTCGACGCTGCAACACCCTACTACTACTCCACATATGAAACGCCGATCGAGACGGTCGATGGAAGCTCTCGTGTGGACGACGAGATCCGCGTGAGCGACACACCGAAGGTCATCATCATCGGCGGCGGCCCCAACCGTATCGGACAGGGAATCGAGTTCGACTACTGCTGCGTGCACGCGGCGCTCGCTGCCAAGCAGATGGGGTTCGAGTCCGTCATGATCAACTCGAACCCGGAGACCGTCTCGACAGACTACGACACGAGCGATCTGCTCTTCTTCGAGCCACTCACAATGGAGGACGTGCTGAACATTGTGGAGCGGTTGAACGGAAAAAGATTGTCGCAACACGGGCTCAGCAACGACACCCAGCACAAGATTTCAGAGGACGGCAAAGCATCAGTCGAGAAGCAACTTGCCAGCATCGGAGTGACGGACGCACGCATTCTCACATCAATCCATCTCAATCCCAACGGATTCAGATGGATCGTTGAAACGCCGGATCAAAGACTCTTCCAAGTTGATGAGATGGCTCACGAAGAACCCAAGGATGTGACAGAGTTTCGGAATGTTGTCCTGTCGGATTGTGCTGTCGCAATCCTTTGTCACGACGAAATCAGAGGTGCAAACGCAATCTCGCAGTTGCCTTCGTTGCCAGTGGATTATCTTGTTTCACTCAATGCTCTTGCGAACAGACACAAACTTGGATCAGTTGCGATCATCAGCGCATCCGCAGGCACAGACGGCTGGGCTTTTGATGCAGTGCTTGCTGACGGCACAATGCGAGAGATCCAGTACCTCCCGGAACAGAAACTCTTTGCTGTCACAGAAAGCGGATGGGATCACGTCGACAGATATCTGGAAGCACATCACCAAAAACTTACTCCATTTGTAAAGCAACTCCGCGCATGGCTGCAGACTCACAAGAATCTTGTCCACGGTCTGATCGTCCAGTTCGGCGGGCAAACGCCGTTGAACCTTGCCAAAGGACTTCTTGCAGCGGGCGCGCCGATCATCGGCACCAGTGTCGATGCGATCGACCGTGCTGAGGACCGCGACCGGTTCGAGGCGCTGCTCGAGAAGCTCCACGTGCAGCGGCCCGCGTCCGGAATCGCGCGATCACCCGATCAGGCTGTCGAGATCGCGAACCGCATCGGGTATCCCGTGCTCGTGCGCCCGTCGTATGTGCTCGGCGGCCGCGGGATGGAGATCTGCTCCGATCAGGCTGCACTCCAGCACTACATCACCAACGCATTGCGCGCAAGCGAGCGCGAGGACGCGCCGATTCTCATCGACGAGTTCCTCGACGGCGCAACAGAAGTCGATGTCGATGTTGTTGCAGACTATCGCGAGGATCAGCCGAATGTTCCCGGGACCGCGATCGTGTGCGCGGTCATGGAGCACATCGAGCATGCAGGCGTGCATTCGGGCGATTCCACCTGCACCATCCCCGCGTACTCACTGCCGAAGCGCGTGACCGATCGCATCAGGTCCATCGCGCGTGATCTTGCGAAGGAACTGAAGGTGTGCGGATTGATGAACGTGCAGATGGCGGTGCGTGACGAGGAGATCTACATCATCGAGGTCAACCCGCGAGCCTCGCGCACGGTCCCGTTCGTCGGCAAGGCAAAGCACGTACCCTATGCGTCGGTCGCTGCCAAGGTGATGATGGGCCGCTCGCTCTCCGAGATGGGAGTACAAGAAGTTCGCGCCGCGCACGCCTACGCGGTCAAGGCGCCCGTGTTCCCGTTCAACAAGTTCCCCGGCGTGGATGTTGTGCTCGGCCCCGAGATGCGATCGACCGGGGAGGTCATGGGTATCGACCAATCGCTCCCCATCGCGTACGCCAAGGCGCTGATGGGTGCGGGCGTGAACCTGCCACTCTCCGGCGGTGTGTTTGTGTCGGTGCGTGAGAGCGATCGCGAGCTGATTGTTGATCCGGTTCGCTCGCTGCTTGCGATGGGCTTTGATGTGTATACCACCAAGGGCACTGGACGGTTCCTGCAGCAGCTCAGCCTGCGCACCAAGGCGCTCGAAAAAATCCAGACAGCCGTGCGCCCGAATGTGCTCGACCTGATGGCTGACAAGAAGATCCAGCTGGTTATCAACACGCCAACACGTACCGGGTACAAGACCGACGAGGGACGCATCCGCGCAGCTGCCGTGCGTTATGGCATTCCCATGCTCACAACAGCGACCGCGGCACGCGCAGCGGTGGACGCGATCCAGGCGCTCCGCGCCGGCGAGTGGTCGGTCAAACCAATGCAAGACCACGCGAACGATTCTCACGACTGGCAGTCGACAGCAACTGTTATCACAAGCAAGCGTTCGCCGACACTGGCATAA